One window from the genome of Fulvivirga lutea encodes:
- a CDS encoding DUF6702 family protein, producing MSAFLLSVVIYSMSYAHPIHLSITNAEWDRERNAIECVTKIFLDDLNSHFVNTLNDPYFDITLTNQKYNVDSLLANYLSQFVSIYINGEHIKMEYIGFEHNLETMNLYYQLLNVKQIITMEMKNTILLDSFTDQSNMLHFTIGNDTKAIRMNADKPQGKIELQ from the coding sequence ATGTCCGCTTTTTTACTTTCTGTGGTTATTTATTCGATGAGCTACGCTCATCCGATTCATTTAAGTATTACCAATGCTGAATGGGACAGAGAGAGAAACGCTATAGAATGTGTTACCAAAATATTTCTCGATGACTTGAATAGTCATTTCGTTAATACATTGAATGACCCTTATTTCGATATTACTTTGACAAATCAGAAATATAATGTTGATAGCCTGTTGGCTAATTATTTAAGTCAGTTCGTATCTATTTATATTAACGGTGAGCATATAAAGATGGAATACATAGGCTTTGAACACAATCTGGAAACGATGAATCTGTATTATCAGCTGTTGAATGTTAAGCAAATCATAACAATGGAAATGAAAAATACCATTTTATTGGATTCGTTTACTGATCAAAGTAATATGCTACACTTCACAATAGGTAACGATACTAAAGCCATTCGTATGAATGCTGATAAACCTCAAGGCAAAATTGAACTTCAATAA
- a CDS encoding 2'-5' RNA ligase family protein, which yields MTEKQLYFIALVPPEPIYSEVSELKNLLAREYGSKAGLRSPPHITLHMPFKNKVEKELDLKRCISDLAKNAAPFTLSLNGFGHFSERVIYINVDGQDELTSLFYSIADVMKKQFNVFNSDYKNRGFNPHMTIAFRDLKKHAFQKAWPEFEHKPFNEQFMVSSLCLLKHNGKSWDEFYTAKFNSY from the coding sequence TTGACTGAAAAACAACTTTACTTTATTGCCCTAGTACCTCCTGAACCGATATACTCGGAAGTGAGTGAATTAAAAAACCTACTGGCAAGGGAATATGGGAGCAAAGCTGGTTTAAGGTCGCCACCACACATTACTCTGCACATGCCATTTAAAAATAAGGTAGAGAAAGAGCTTGATTTAAAACGATGTATTTCAGACCTCGCTAAAAATGCAGCTCCATTTACTTTAAGCCTAAATGGTTTTGGTCATTTTAGTGAAAGAGTTATTTACATTAATGTTGATGGCCAAGATGAGTTGACTTCATTATTTTACTCTATAGCCGATGTAATGAAAAAACAATTTAATGTATTTAACTCCGATTATAAGAACAGAGGATTTAACCCCCACATGACCATTGCATTTAGAGATTTAAAAAAACACGCATTTCAAAAAGCCTGGCCGGAGTTCGAGCATAAACCATTCAACGAGCAGTTTATGGTGAGTTCTTTGTGTTTATTAAAACATAATGGCAAAAGCTGGGATGAGTTTTATACCGCTAAATTTAATAGTTATTGA
- a CDS encoding trans-sulfuration enzyme family protein, translating into MNILTKCVHGEEVNIEKNGGVLTPIYTSTAYDYLDSGPLNYPRYFNTINQKEVADKIKILEKGEFGLVFSSGMAAITTTLMALLKHGDHAIFQGDIYGGTHYAVSQELKKFGIEVSFTDDITDDSFRKLLKENTKAVYIETPSNPLLKIVNLKEIVAMCKSRDLISIIDNTFASPINQTPIFWGIDVVTHSGTKYLGGHSDITCGAVVTSNELGDKIYKTAVNLGGSLDPQTCYLLDRSLKTLALRVRQQNSTAQEIAEFLKDSGKVNGVYYPGLKDHPGHEVANEQMNGFGGMLSFEVKGDADEFVKKLQLIKPAISLGGVETTISSPVKTSHSKLTDEERKKAGIKDSLLRLSVGIEDSTDLIADLKKALKS; encoded by the coding sequence ATGAATATACTTACAAAGTGCGTACATGGAGAAGAGGTTAATATTGAAAAAAACGGTGGGGTTTTAACTCCTATTTATACCTCAACCGCCTATGACTATCTTGATTCTGGTCCGTTAAATTATCCGCGATATTTCAATACAATTAACCAGAAAGAAGTAGCCGACAAGATAAAGATTCTTGAAAAAGGTGAGTTTGGCCTCGTATTCTCCTCCGGAATGGCCGCCATCACTACCACTCTAATGGCACTTTTAAAACATGGAGACCACGCAATTTTTCAGGGAGATATTTATGGTGGAACTCATTATGCGGTTTCCCAAGAATTAAAAAAGTTTGGCATTGAAGTTAGCTTTACTGATGATATTACAGACGACTCATTTAGAAAGCTTTTAAAGGAAAATACTAAGGCCGTATATATCGAAACGCCTTCCAACCCGTTGTTGAAGATCGTTAATCTCAAAGAAATTGTGGCTATGTGTAAAAGCCGTGATCTCATCTCCATTATAGATAACACGTTTGCATCTCCCATTAATCAAACACCAATATTTTGGGGGATAGATGTTGTTACGCATAGTGGCACTAAATACCTTGGTGGACACAGTGATATAACGTGTGGAGCAGTTGTGACAAGTAATGAATTAGGAGATAAGATCTACAAAACGGCTGTTAATTTAGGGGGCAGTCTAGATCCTCAAACTTGTTATTTGTTGGATAGAAGTTTAAAAACACTGGCTTTGAGAGTAAGACAACAAAATAGCACCGCTCAAGAAATTGCTGAATTTTTAAAAGACTCGGGTAAAGTGAATGGGGTATACTACCCTGGATTAAAGGATCATCCGGGTCATGAAGTAGCAAATGAACAAATGAATGGTTTCGGAGGCATGCTGTCTTTTGAAGTTAAAGGAGATGCTGACGAGTTCGTTAAAAAACTGCAGCTAATTAAGCCCGCCATTAGTTTGGGAGGGGTAGAAACTACTATTTCATCTCCAGTAAAAACCTCACATTCTAAACTTACTGATGAAGAAAGAAAAAAGGCGGGAATAAAGGATTCACTTCTACGCCTCTCTGTGGGTATTGAAGATAGTACCGATCTTATTGCTGATCTTAAAAAGGCCCTTAAGAGTTGA
- a CDS encoding hydrogen peroxide-inducible genes activator — MTLIQFEYIIAVDNHRHFGKAAEACFVTQPTLSMQIQKLEDQLGVLIFDRSKQPVMPTDIGKRIIAQARTVISDAKRVSEIVSDEKGDVAGELTIGIIPTLGPYLLPLFINNFIKKYSNVKLKVYELVTEEVIKRLKNETLDLGIIVTPYNDPGLVEKPLFYEEFYGYVSHRSALYDKKELHVDDISDDDIWLLNEGHCFREQVLNLCHTYKDRDSQFKYESGSLEALKKIVDKHGGMTLLPQLATLDLTSNEKNSLRPFIDPKPVREVSIVMHRSYLKRKLVETLHKEILDSIPDYVNVKKNGNVIKWK, encoded by the coding sequence ATGACGCTCATACAATTTGAATACATTATTGCGGTGGATAATCATAGGCATTTCGGCAAAGCAGCCGAAGCATGTTTTGTGACGCAGCCAACACTTAGTATGCAAATACAAAAGTTAGAAGATCAGCTGGGGGTGTTAATTTTTGATAGAAGCAAACAACCCGTGATGCCCACAGATATTGGCAAACGAATTATTGCACAGGCCAGAACTGTCATTAGTGACGCTAAAAGGGTTTCTGAAATAGTTTCTGATGAAAAAGGAGATGTTGCCGGTGAATTAACTATCGGTATCATACCCACTTTGGGACCGTACCTCTTGCCTTTGTTCATCAATAACTTTATTAAAAAATACTCAAATGTAAAATTGAAGGTGTATGAGTTAGTGACTGAAGAAGTAATTAAGCGACTGAAGAACGAAACTCTTGATTTGGGTATTATCGTAACCCCTTATAACGATCCGGGATTAGTGGAAAAGCCACTTTTTTATGAAGAATTTTATGGCTATGTTTCTCACAGAAGTGCCCTATATGATAAAAAGGAGCTACACGTTGATGATATTTCAGATGACGATATTTGGCTTTTAAATGAAGGTCATTGTTTTAGGGAGCAAGTATTGAATCTTTGCCATACTTATAAAGATCGTGATAGCCAATTTAAATACGAAAGTGGTTCTCTGGAGGCGTTAAAAAAGATTGTAGATAAACATGGCGGTATGACTTTGCTACCTCAATTGGCTACATTGGATTTAACATCTAATGAAAAAAATTCTCTACGACCTTTTATTGACCCTAAACCAGTAAGGGAAGTAAGCATTGTAATGCATCGTAGTTATCTGAAAAGAAAGCTTGTAGAAACATTGCATAAAGAAATTCTGGACTCTATACCAGATTATGTTAACGTGAAAAAGAATGGCAACGTAATTAAGTGGAAATAA
- a CDS encoding response regulator transcription factor, with translation MSKWTIYIADDQTLFRKGMARLVKSFRSVKEVKEASNGKEMLELVKQQPPDAILMDLDMPVMDGVEATEKIIAKYPTVKIVILSMHNDYQHILYLMESGAHAFLQKNAEPEEVKLALESVIAKDFYQNELVVEALRKGVMEHGKKMSRPAFEGNSSLTDREKEVLHMICKELTMKEIGDKLSLSEKTIQNHRARIMEKIGARNTVGMVKYAFQIGLIK, from the coding sequence ATGTCTAAGTGGACCATATATATTGCCGATGATCAAACCTTATTCAGGAAGGGTATGGCAAGGCTTGTTAAATCATTCCGATCGGTTAAAGAAGTTAAGGAGGCATCCAACGGTAAAGAGATGTTGGAACTAGTAAAACAACAACCGCCTGATGCCATACTAATGGACTTGGATATGCCTGTGATGGATGGTGTGGAGGCAACGGAGAAAATCATTGCTAAATATCCAACTGTTAAAATTGTCATCCTTTCTATGCATAATGATTATCAGCATATTCTTTATTTGATGGAGTCAGGTGCCCATGCGTTTCTTCAAAAGAATGCTGAGCCTGAAGAAGTAAAATTAGCTCTGGAATCTGTTATTGCAAAAGACTTCTATCAAAACGAGTTGGTAGTGGAAGCCCTTAGAAAAGGTGTAATGGAGCATGGTAAAAAAATGAGCAGACCGGCATTTGAAGGAAACTCATCACTAACTGACAGAGAAAAAGAAGTGCTACATATGATTTGTAAGGAACTCACTATGAAAGAGATCGGTGATAAACTATCATTAAGTGAGAAAACCATTCAAAACCACCGGGCCCGAATAATGGAAAAAATAGGTGCCCGAAATACCGTAGGCATGGTCAAATATGCTTTTCAAATAGGTCTAATTAAATAA
- a CDS encoding response regulator — MEKQRVLVIHQNEKTRQGIHKILSNYNFELLYAADGLEGLAASKYDCPDLIITDINLPILDGVSLSQMLRNDCCTKNIPIIILNDNLNYQFACQARSLNAKAFLMRPYLDNSLVYAVNRALGNNIPKADNRLPYHLAIKTNKPVLARG; from the coding sequence ATGGAAAAGCAGCGAGTATTAGTCATTCATCAGAACGAGAAAACAAGACAAGGAATTCATAAAATCCTATCGAACTACAATTTTGAATTACTTTATGCTGCTGATGGTTTGGAAGGTTTGGCTGCATCAAAGTACGATTGCCCAGATTTAATCATAACAGACATTAATTTACCAATTCTCGATGGCGTTTCGTTAAGTCAAATGCTCAGAAATGACTGCTGCACAAAAAATATTCCAATCATTATTCTTAACGACAACTTGAATTATCAATTTGCTTGCCAGGCTCGTAGTTTGAATGCCAAAGCATTTTTGATGCGCCCTTATTTAGATAATTCGTTGGTCTATGCTGTTAATAGGGCGTTGGGCAATAATATTCCTAAAGCCGATAATCGGCTGCCTTACCATCTTGCGATAAAAACTAATAAACCCGTTTTGGCAAGAGGTTAA